GCGGCGAGCTTCGCCGTGGTCGTGGTCTTGCCCACGCCCGTCGGCCCCATCAGCGCGAACACGCCGCCACGCTCCATGAGCGCCTCTTCGTCTTCGAGCACCGGCAGGTTCGATTCGAGCACCGACTGGAGCCATTCCATGCCGGCTTCTTCGGTTTCGACTTCGGGCAGGCGGTCGATCATCATCTTCACGAGCTGCGCCGAAAAACCCGCGGCGAACAGCTGCTTGGTGAGCGCGCCCTGCACCGGGCTGCGGCGCTGGCGCTCGCCCCACAGGAGGCCCGCGAACTGCTCTTCCATCATGCCGCGCATGGAGGCGAGCTCGTTCATCACCGTTTCGTTGACGACCTGCTCGATGCGCGCGCGGATCGCTTCACTCACGGTCTGTGCCGCGTCGGCGCCCTGCGCGTTGCGGCTGCCGGGCGCGGGACCCGCGGCCTCCGGGCCGTGACCGAGGCGCTGCGCGGCGCGACGCGCGGCGACATGAGCGGCTTCGAGCGCCCAGTCGGGCGTGCTGGCGTCTACATCGGGCGGCAGCACCGGGTCGGCGACATTGCCAAGACCGCGTGCCGCCGCGGCCGCGGGCGTCATGCCCGGCACGCGCGGGGCGTTTTGCTGGTTCGCGATGCGGCGGGCGTGATCGATCAGCCAGGGGTTCGATTCGGCCATGGTGCGCGGCGTCTCGCTCGCGCTCGCCGTGGCGGCCTGTTCAAGGCGCGCGGCGGCTTCACGGGCGGCGGCCGGGGCGTTGGCACCCTGCGCCATGGGCGCAAACGATGGCGCGAAGGCCGGCGTGGCAAGCGACTCGGTCGCGGCCTGCAGCGCCATTTGCAGCGGCGAGTGCGCATGCGGCACGGGTTGCTGCGATTGCGTTGCCTGCAGCGCGGATTGCAGCGTTGGCGGCATCGCCGATTGCGCGGCCTGCTGGCCCGCCGCGGCGCGCGAGGAAGGCGAAAGCGGCGCGACGGCGGCAGACGCTGCCGCCGCTTCCTTGCCGAGCGAGACAGCGGTGTCGGCGGCGTGATCGCCATCGGCATCGACGTCCACGCTCGCGCCGCCCTTTTCGGCACCCACTTCCGGGCTCGCGCCGAACACCGACGAGAACACGTCCGGCATGCCGCTCGCATAGGGGTTCGCAGCGCCGATCGGGGCGGCGAGCGCCGCCGGGGCCGCGCCGGGCGCAGCGCGCGGCGAGCGCGGCATTTGCGTCATGGCGGTGGGCTGCGCGAACGGGCCGCCTTGACCACCCTGGCCGCTAAAGCCAACCAGCGCTTGCGCCGCGGCAGCATCGGCAGGCGTGATCGCCGCGAGATCGCGGTCCGCGAGCGCGACGATTTCAACGCTGCCGTCGTCGAGCGTGCGGTTCGACAGGACGACGGCGTCCGCACCCAGCGCTTCGCGTACGAGCCGTAACGCGTCGCGGCTGGTGCCACCGATGAATTTGCGAATGTTCAAGCTAAGCCCCTGATGAGGTGAGCGGCTTATGCCGCCGCCGGTCGTCTGTTGCTGGAATGGCGCTGGATTGCTGCCGGCCGTGCGTCGCTCGCAAGGCCTTTTCCGATGTTGGAATTATTTCGAAGGTGAGTCCCCCATGATCGATGGATCAAGGCGGAGAAATGTGGGTAATTCGCGGAATCGGTGGAGAGGGTGGCGCGGGAGGGAGAAGTGGGGCGTGGCCTTCCGTGTTGACACGTCGCTTCCCGAAAGCGACCAAATATGCGACTAAATATTCGACCTATAATCAGGTCGATTGATCGCCATCACCGCACGGCGACTCCCGAACGTGCGCAGCGCTTCGAGGCCCCCGAAAATGGAAAGCATTCTGGCAAGAGCATCGATTGGTATCAGCGAGCTAAAGGTGAACCCCATGGCAGCCATCGAACAGGCCGACGGCCCCGTCGCGATCCTCAACCGGAACAAGCCGGTTGCCTACCTCGTCCCCGCAAGCGAATGGGAAGCGATCTGCGAGCGGCTGGAGGACGCCGAGCTTGCGGATATCGTTCGCTCCCGTGCCGATGAAAAAGTCTTGAGCGTCAAGCTTGAAGACCTATGAGCTGAAGTTCCGCGAAACCGCGCT
The Paraburkholderia acidiphila genome window above contains:
- a CDS encoding type II toxin-antitoxin system Phd/YefM family antitoxin, which codes for MAAIEQADGPVAILNRNKPVAYLVPASEWEAICERLEDAELADIVRSRADEKVLSVKLEDL
- the flhF gene encoding flagellar biosynthesis protein FlhF, with translation MNIRKFIGGTSRDALRLVREALGADAVVLSNRTLDDGSVEIVALADRDLAAITPADAAAAQALVGFSGQGGQGGPFAQPTAMTQMPRSPRAAPGAAPAALAAPIGAANPYASGMPDVFSSVFGASPEVGAEKGGASVDVDADGDHAADTAVSLGKEAAAASAAVAPLSPSSRAAAGQQAAQSAMPPTLQSALQATQSQQPVPHAHSPLQMALQAATESLATPAFAPSFAPMAQGANAPAAAREAAARLEQAATASASETPRTMAESNPWLIDHARRIANQQNAPRVPGMTPAAAAARGLGNVADPVLPPDVDASTPDWALEAAHVAARRAAQRLGHGPEAAGPAPGSRNAQGADAAQTVSEAIRARIEQVVNETVMNELASMRGMMEEQFAGLLWGERQRRSPVQGALTKQLFAAGFSAQLVKMMIDRLPEVETEEAGMEWLQSVLESNLPVLEDEEALMERGGVFALMGPTGVGKTTTTAKLAARCVMRFGASKVALLTTDSYRIGGHEQLRIFGKILGVSVHAVRDGADLQLALTELKNKHIVLIDTIGMSQRDRAVADQIAMLCGAGRPVQRLLLLSATNHGDTLNEVVQAYQSGPENAPLTGCILTKLDEATNLGSALDTVLRYKLPVHYVSTGQKVPENLYVATRRFLIRSAFCIPRESSPFVPHEDDIPALLSALSTRSNSQAPEVRFG